CTCAACCTTAGCCGAAGTCACGTTCAGCTTTTGTGGGGGATGCACCATGAAAAAGCTCCTGAAGCCAAGGCGCGAAGTCGGCATCGTCGGCTACGGTGCCTATGTTCCAATGTATAGAATCAAGGCCGAAGAGATAGGAAGGGTCTGGGGGGTTTCGAGTTTCCCAATACAGGAGAAGGCAGTCCCCGGCCTTGACGAGGACGCGCTCACGATAGGAATTGAGGCCGCGAGAAACGCCCTTAAGAGGGCAGGGATAGACCCGAAGCTTATCCGCGCCGTCTGGTTTGGAAGCGAGAGCAAGCCCTACGCCGTTAAGCCGACTGGCACGGTCATTGCCGAGGCGATAGGCGCGACCCCGGACGTCAGCACGGCGGACTTTGAGTTCGCCTGTAAGGCCGGGACCGAGGCGCTTCAGACTGCAATAGGCTTCGTCGGCTCAGAGATGGCTGACTATGCCATGGCCATTGGAGCCGACACCGCTCAGGGAAGGCCCGGCGACCACCTTGAGTTCACAGCCGGAGCAGGTGGAGCGGCCTTCATAGTCGGGCCGAAGAGCTCCGATACCGTGGCATACTTCGAAGGTAGCTACTCCTACGTCACAGACACGCCCGACTTCTGGAGGCGCCAGCACGAGCACTACCCGAGGCACGGCAACAGGTTCACCGGTGAACCAGCATACTTCCACCACATAGTCAACGCGGCCAAAACCCTCATGGAAGAGCTCGACCTCACAGTGGACGACTTCGACTACGCCGTCTTCCACCAGCCGAACGTCAAGTTCCCGCTCACCGTTGCCAAGATCCTCGGCATTCCGAAGGAGAAGGTTCTCCCCGGCCTGCTCACCGGAATCATCGGAAACACCTACAGCGGCGCCACCATGGTTGGTGTCTCTGCCGTTCTCGACATAGCCAAGCCCGGAGACAGGATCCTGTGGGTCAGCTTCGGCTCGGGTGCCGGAAGCGACGCCTTCAGCATTGTCGTCCAGGACGCCATCGAGGAGAAACGCGAGCTGGCTCCGAAGACCATGGACTACGTGAACAGGAAGAAGTACATCGACTACGCCCTCTACGCGAAGGCGAGGAGAAAGTTCATCATGTGAGGTGGTTGAGATGAGGAAGGCTGTCATAATCGGTGCCGGTATGACCCCCGTTGGTGAGCACTGGAAGCTCGGGCTGAGGGATCTCGCGGTCGAGGCGCTCCTCAACGCTATGGATGATGCTGGAATAGACAAGGTCGATTCACTCTATGTTGGAAACATGATTTCTGGCCCATTCGTTGAGCAGGAGAACCTCGGGGCCCTCATAGCGGACTGGGCCGGACTCGGGAACATCCCCGCCGTTAAAATCGAAGCAGCATGTGCCAGCGGCGGTGCCGCCGTCCAGGAGGGCGTTAAGGCTGTCCTCAGCGGACTGGAAGACGTGGTTGCGGTGGTTGGCGTCGAGAAGATGACCGACGCCTGGCCGAGCGACGCCACCAGATACCTCGCCTATGCGGCTGACGCCGAGTGGGAGCTCTTCCACGGGGCGAGTTTTGTTGCCTTAAACGCGCTCGTGATGCGCTACTACATGAAGACCTACGGCTATACCGAAGAGGATCTGGCGCTCTTCGCAGTTAACGCGCACTCCAACGGTGCCAAGAACCCCTACGCCATGTTCAAGCGCCCGATTAAGGTCGAGACCGTTCTCAAGAGCCCCTACGTTGCCGATCCGCTCAAGCTCTTCGACGCCTCGCCGGTCTGCGACGGATCCGCCGCGGTCATAATCACAACCCCCGAGAAGGCCAAAGAACTAGGCGTTTCTAAGGAGAAGTGGGTCGAAGTAGCCGGAATGGGGCGCGCCATAGACACCATAAGCCTCGCCAGCAGGGAGGATTTACTCACCCTCAAGGCGGCAAAGGTCGCCGCTGAGAGAGCATACAGGATGGCTGGCGTTACCGCCAAGGACATCGACTTCTTCGAGGTTCATGACGCCTTTACCGTCATGGCGGCACTCAGCCTCGAAGCCCTCGGTGTTGCCAAGAAGGGAGAGGGAGCAAAGCTTGCTAGGGAAGGACAGATAGCCATTGATGCCGACTATCCGATACAGACCATGGGAGGTCTCAAGGCTCGCGGTCATCCGGTTGGAGCGACCGGCGTTTACCAGACGGTTGAGGCGGTGCTCCAGCTCCGCGGCGAGGCGCCGAGCCAGGTGCCCGATGCGGAAATCGGCCTGACCCAAAACATAGGTGGAACCGGTTCGAACATAACGGTCAATGTCTTTAGGAGGGTCTGAAATGGCGCGCCCGATGCAGGTTTCCCGCTATTGGAGGCACTTCCGTGAGAAGTACAGGCTCATAGGCGGAAAGTGCGAGAACGATCACGTCCACTTTCCGAAGAGGTCGATTTGTCCTGTCTGCGGCTCAAGAAACGTCGAGGAAATCGAGCTGAGCGGAAAGGGCAAGGTCATCAGCTGGACGATAGTAAGAAACCCGCCGAGCGGCTTCGAGTACTACAAGCCCTTCCCGCTGGCACTGATAGAGCTTGAGGAGGGGCCGGTAGTACTCGCCCAGCTGACCGACGTTGACCCCGAGGAGATAGACTTCGGAATGGAGGTCGAGGTCGTCACCAAGAAGATAAGGGAGTTCGAGGAGGACGGAATAATCCTCTACGGCTACAAGTTCAGGCCGCCTGTGAAGTGAAGGCTTTTTCTGTCTCCCTTTATACCTTCTCAACCCTCAGTCTGTCCCCGTTCTCGAACTCCATCTCCAGCCTTCCGCGCTCGGCGGTGACCTTCACCCCATCGACGACGGCCTCTATCTTCCCGTTCTTGGGATCGACGCCGAGCATCTCTGCCATCTCGTCGATGCTCTTCAGGGAGCCGTTCATGGTGGTCTCAATCCGCTCCTCCTCGCTCTCTATAACGACCCTCAACCTGCCTTTGCCTTCGCGTATGAAACTTTCTTCCTTCAATTTCCTCACCTTCTCGGGCTCGGGCGGTTTTATGCAGGACATCAAACCACCTACTTCCCTTTTTCTCGGGGTGCATCATCCTTCCGAAGGTCTTTGACCATACGCACCCATATCCCGCTCTGGCCGACGCGTTTGAACCCGTAATCCTCGTAGAACCTGATGGCCTTCTCGTTCTTCTCCCCGACCCATAGCTCTATTCTGTCGTTGTGCTCCGCCAGGTACTCCAGGCACTTTTCCATGAGCCTGTGGCCTATTCCGTGCCCTTGGAACCGTTTGTCAACCACGAACTCGTGAATTGCCCCAACTGTTCTTCCCTCGTATTTGCTGTACCAGTCGTTGTCGCAGACTATAAAGCCCGCTATTTCGTCACCAACCTTTGCGACGAAAAAGCCGGCCTTTGCCTTGTCCCAGCACCACCTGAGGTAGCGCTTCGCGTAGCTCTCCCCTTCACCGCCGTACTCGCGCATGCCCTCGTATCCTCTCATGTATATCTCAATGAGCCTCTCCAGCGTTTCCTGATCGAGCCTTTGGAGCCTCTCTATCCTCACCCCGCTCATCAATATAAGCTCATCGAGGGGTTTAAAAAGCCTGACTTCGAGCCTTAAGTGGAGCAAGAAGGTGGTTGAGATGGGGAAAGCCAAGCCCAGATACTGCGAGATATGTGGGGCTCCAATAAGGGGACAGGGCCACAAGATAAGGCTTGAGGGGGCGGAGGTTCTCGTTTGCAACCGCTGTTATGAGAAATACGGCGGAAAGAAGCCCGGAACATTCAGCATAATGCCCACCGGAAGGCAGCCCGTCAGGAGAACCTACTCCAGGCCGGCCCCAAGGCCGAGGCCGTCCAAACCGAGAACCGAGAGGCCGCTCTACACGGAGGAGATCGTGGAGGACTACGCAGAGAGGGTTTACAGGGCGATACAGCGCTCGGGGAAGAGCTACGAGGAGCTGTCCCACGAGATAGGCCTTTCGATGAACGATTTGAGGGCAATAGCCCACGGCTACCGTGAGCCGACGATAAAAGAAGCCCGGAAACTGGAGAAGTACTTCAAGATAACCCTCATTGAGACCGAAGGTGGGGAGCTCCTTGAGAAAAAGACCATCCCGAGGGACTACGAGCCGACGCTCGGGGATATAGCCAACATCAGGATACGAAAGCGGAAGAAGAAGTGAGTTAAAACTCCTCCAGCTCCTCCTCTTCCTCTCTCTTCTTCCTGAGCTCCTCCGCCTTGGTTCTCTTTGGGGGGTGGAAACCCTTGAGCTTCTCAAAGGTGCTCCAGAGGCGTATCAGCTCCTCCCAGACCTCCGTGTCGGGCGGGATTACGAGAACATGTGCCGGCGGATGGATGTCCATGAGCCTGCCGATGGCCTTCGCCGGCGGAAGGTCTATCTGGGCAATCACGTGTGCCCGGAAGCGCCTCCTCGGCTTCTCACCGCTTATCTTCTCAAAGGCCCAGTCAGAGAGGGCGGGAGGAATGATCCTCGGGTCGCCGCGTATCTGCATACCGCCGTAGCGGACGAGGTCGGCCAATGCTATGCTGGCCTTCTGAAAGTTGTCGGTCCTTACTAACACAATCGTGTTTCTCATGCTATCACCGTGCTCTCCTTGTGCCGGCACCTTTTAAGCCTTCTCACCGAGGTTTCATCGACTCAAAGACCTAAAGCTTTAAAAACTCAACATGCCTCATTTATAAAGGGTTTTTAAACCCACCATCCGGAGGTGTAAGCCTTGGTAGACATGAGCAATGTAAAGCTCAGAATCGAGAACATCGTCGCTTCTGTGGATCTCTTTACGCAGCTGAACCTTGAAAAGGTCATAGAGATATGTCCCAACTCCAAGTATAACCCCGAGGAGTTCCCGGGGATAATATGCCGCTTCGAGGAACCAAAGGTGGCGCTCCTTATATTCAGCTCCGGCAAGCTCGTCGTTACCGGCGCCAAGAGCGTCGAGGACATAGAGCGCGCCGTCAACAAGCTCATCCAGATGCTCAAGAAGATAGGCGCCAAGTTCCAGCGTGCGCCCCAGATAGACATCCAGAACATGGTCTTCAGCGGCGACATAGGCATGGAGTTCAACCTCGATGCGGTAGCATTGAGCCTTCCCAACTGTGAGTACGAGCCGGAGCAGTTCCCCGGCGTTATCTACCGCGTCAAGGAGCCGAGGGCGGTTATACTGCTCTTCTCGTCCGGAAAGATAGTCTGCTCTGGAGCCAAGAGCGAGCACGATGCCTGGGAGGCCGTCAGAAAGCTCCTCCGTGAGCTGGAGAAGTACGGCCTTATCGAGGAAGAGGAGGAGTGGTGAAACCCTCTTGTCCTTCAGAGTCTTTTACTCCCCC
This window of the Thermococcus thermotolerans genome carries:
- a CDS encoding GNAT family N-acetyltransferase, whose protein sequence is MSGVRIERLQRLDQETLERLIEIYMRGYEGMREYGGEGESYAKRYLRWCWDKAKAGFFVAKVGDEIAGFIVCDNDWYSKYEGRTVGAIHEFVVDKRFQGHGIGHRLMEKCLEYLAEHNDRIELWVGEKNEKAIRFYEDYGFKRVGQSGIWVRMVKDLRKDDAPREKGK
- a CDS encoding hydroxymethylglutaryl-CoA synthase — encoded protein: MKKLLKPRREVGIVGYGAYVPMYRIKAEEIGRVWGVSSFPIQEKAVPGLDEDALTIGIEAARNALKRAGIDPKLIRAVWFGSESKPYAVKPTGTVIAEAIGATPDVSTADFEFACKAGTEALQTAIGFVGSEMADYAMAIGADTAQGRPGDHLEFTAGAGGAAFIVGPKSSDTVAYFEGSYSYVTDTPDFWRRQHEHYPRHGNRFTGEPAYFHHIVNAAKTLMEELDLTVDDFDYAVFHQPNVKFPLTVAKILGIPKEKVLPGLLTGIIGNTYSGATMVGVSAVLDIAKPGDRILWVSFGSGAGSDAFSIVVQDAIEEKRELAPKTMDYVNRKKYIDYALYAKARRKFIM
- a CDS encoding DUF356 domain-containing protein, translated to MRNTIVLVRTDNFQKASIALADLVRYGGMQIRGDPRIIPPALSDWAFEKISGEKPRRRFRAHVIAQIDLPPAKAIGRLMDIHPPAHVLVIPPDTEVWEELIRLWSTFEKLKGFHPPKRTKAEELRKKREEEEELEEF
- a CDS encoding multiprotein bridging factor aMBF1, whose translation is MGKAKPRYCEICGAPIRGQGHKIRLEGAEVLVCNRCYEKYGGKKPGTFSIMPTGRQPVRRTYSRPAPRPRPSKPRTERPLYTEEIVEDYAERVYRAIQRSGKSYEELSHEIGLSMNDLRAIAHGYREPTIKEARKLEKYFKITLIETEGGELLEKKTIPRDYEPTLGDIANIRIRKRKKK
- a CDS encoding Zn-ribbon domain-containing OB-fold protein — protein: MARPMQVSRYWRHFREKYRLIGGKCENDHVHFPKRSICPVCGSRNVEEIELSGKGKVISWTIVRNPPSGFEYYKPFPLALIELEEGPVVLAQLTDVDPEEIDFGMEVEVVTKKIREFEEDGIILYGYKFRPPVK
- a CDS encoding thiolase domain-containing protein: MRKAVIIGAGMTPVGEHWKLGLRDLAVEALLNAMDDAGIDKVDSLYVGNMISGPFVEQENLGALIADWAGLGNIPAVKIEAACASGGAAVQEGVKAVLSGLEDVVAVVGVEKMTDAWPSDATRYLAYAADAEWELFHGASFVALNALVMRYYMKTYGYTEEDLALFAVNAHSNGAKNPYAMFKRPIKVETVLKSPYVADPLKLFDASPVCDGSAAVIITTPEKAKELGVSKEKWVEVAGMGRAIDTISLASREDLLTLKAAKVAAERAYRMAGVTAKDIDFFEVHDAFTVMAALSLEALGVAKKGEGAKLAREGQIAIDADYPIQTMGGLKARGHPVGATGVYQTVEAVLQLRGEAPSQVPDAEIGLTQNIGGTGSNITVNVFRRV
- a CDS encoding TATA-box-binding protein, giving the protein MVDMSNVKLRIENIVASVDLFTQLNLEKVIEICPNSKYNPEEFPGIICRFEEPKVALLIFSSGKLVVTGAKSVEDIERAVNKLIQMLKKIGAKFQRAPQIDIQNMVFSGDIGMEFNLDAVALSLPNCEYEPEQFPGVIYRVKEPRAVILLFSSGKIVCSGAKSEHDAWEAVRKLLRELEKYGLIEEEEEW